Proteins encoded in a region of the Pieris rapae chromosome 10, ilPieRapa1.1, whole genome shotgun sequence genome:
- the LOC110996740 gene encoding dihydrolipoyl dehydrogenase: MGDKILKFASSPFRNGSFRIAVRQYATTHEADVVVIGSGPGGYVAAIKAAQLGFKTVSVEKDPTLGGTCLNVGCIPSKALLHNSHLYHMAKHDFKQRGIEVGQVSFNFDTMMTYKTNAVKALTGGIAMLFNKNKVKLVKGVGSIAAPNKVEVKGEKGVETINTKNIIIATGSEVTPFPGVTFDEQQIITSTGALALKSVPKKMLVIGAGVIGLELGSVYQRLGADVTAIEFLDSIGGVGIDGEVSKTLQKVLTKQGMKFKLGTKVTSVKKEGGVVKVGVEGAKGGNKETLDCDVVLISIGRRPYTRGLGLEKAGIALDDRGRVPVNNKFQTTVPGIYAIGDCIHGPMLAHKAEDEGIVCVEGIKGMPVHFNYDAIPSVIYTSPEVGWVGKSEEDLKKEGKAYKVGKFPFLANSRAKTNGEPDGFVKVLADKATDVILGTHIIGPGGGELINEAVLAQEYGAAAEDVARVCHAHPTCAEALREANLAAYSGKPINF, translated from the exons ATGGGTGacaaaattctaaaattcGCTTCCTCTCCTTTTCGG aatgggAGCTTCAGGATTGCAGTTAGGCAATATGCCACCACACATGAAGCTGATGTTGTTGTAATTGGATCGGGCCCTGGCGGTTATGTTGCTGCCATCAAAGCTGCACAGTTAGGATTCaag actgTCTCAGTTGAAAAGGATCCTACACTGGGTGGAACTTGTTTAAATGTGGGTTGTATTCCATCAAAGGCATTGCTCCACAATTCTCACTTATACCACATGGCAAAGCATGACTTCAAACAAAGGGGTATTGAAGTCGGTCAAGTATCCTTTAACTTTGACACTATGATGACTTACAAAACAAATGCAGTAAAGGCTCTGACTGGGGGAATAGCTATGCTTTTCAATAAGAACAAG GTAAAATTAGTCAAAGGCGTAGGGTCAATAGCTGCACCAAACAAAGTTGAAGTAAAAGGAGAGAAGGGAGTTGAgacaataaacacaaaaaacattattattgcaACTGGATCAGAAGTTACGCCCTTCCCTGGTGTTACG TTTGACGaacaacaaattattacatcGACTGGCGCCCTCGCACTAAAATCAGTTCCCAAGAAGATGTTGGTCATCGGGGCCGGCGTCATCGGCCTCGAGTTGGGCTCGGTGTACCAGAGGCTGGGCGCCGACGTCACCGCTATTGAGTTCTTAGATTCTATTGGAG GCGTCGGCATCGACGGTGAGGTTTCGAAGACGCTACAGAAGGTGCTGACGAAGCAAGGGATGAAGTTCAAGCTCGGCACCAAAGTGACGTCCGTCAAGAAGGAGGGCGGAGTCGTGAAGGTCGGCGTGGAAGGGGCCAAGGGAGGGAACAAGGAGACG CTGGACTGCGACGTGGTCCTGATCTCCATCGGCCGCCGACCCTACACCCGGGGCCTGGGGCTGGAGAAGGCGGGCATCGCCCTGGACGACCGAGGCCGAGTGCCCGTCAACAACAAGTTCCAGACCACCGTCCCCGG GATCTACGCGATCGGAGACTGCATCCACGGACCCATGTTGGCGCACAAGGCGGAGGACGAGGGAATCGTCTGCGTCGAGGGCATCAAG GGCATGCCCGTGCACTTCAACTACGACGCGATCCCTTCGGTCATCTACACTTCGCCCGAGGTGGGCTGGGTCGGCAAGTCGGAGGAGGATCTCAAGAAAGAG GGCAAGGCGTACAAGGTGGGCAAGTTCCCGTTCCTGGCCAACTCCCGAGCCAAGACCAACGGGGAGCCCGACGGCTTCGTGAAGGTGTTGGCCGACAAAGCCACCGACGTCATCCTCGGCACGCACATCATCGGCCCG GGCGGCGGCGAGCTGATCAACGAGGCCGTGTTGGCCCAAGAGTACGGAGCGGCGGCCGAAGACGTCGCTCGAGTGTGCCACGCCCATCCC ACGTGCGCCGAAGCTCTGCGGGAGGCGAATCTGGCGGCGTACTCCGGGAAGCCGATCaacttttaa